In Ovis aries strain OAR_USU_Benz2616 breed Rambouillet chromosome 13, ARS-UI_Ramb_v3.0, whole genome shotgun sequence, the genomic window CTTTTCACTCTGTTTATGACTTTTCCCCTGGCAGCAGCCCCATTGAGTAGCCATGATAGAGACCTTAAAGCctgcaaaatctaaaatattcacTCTGGCTCTTCAGAAAAGTTTGCCCATGTTTGAGTTAAAGGAGGGAGGGTAATAGTGTTGTTACCAAGTCCAAACTCACTCTGCTCACCACATGACAGGCCAGTTCACTGGAGACGAGGTATTGAGGCAAGGaataatgactttatttggaaagcaggCTGACTGAAAAGATGGTAGACTAATCATCTCAAAATCACCATTTTTggggggtctggatgccaggttcttttatagaacccAGCGGGGGAGAAATGGAACAGTAAAGTAGAAAGGTCACAAGTCTTGCAAACATCTCCTCCAATGGCCAGCCTCAGGGGAGAGACATGTTAATTTCTTACTTCCTGTATGCGTTCACAGGAGTAGGGGTCAAGATGTTACCCTGAACAAAAGGCATTTTGGTTTAACATTCAGGCAGAAGTGCAGGGTTCCCTGAGACAGGCCATTATGTATAGACAGTGTCCTTGCAGTGAACAGAAGCAATGAGTAgaaaaggttaaagtaaaagaaacagatccaacatgtAGTCAGATTTTGTTCTTCCCCGTAACAGGGTCACAACCCACTTTACTAGAGACTGACCTGTATGGTTTGAAAAAGGACATTAGAGGAAGAGAACACGTGTGCAGAACCCATGTCTTGACTTGATTGCTGTAGGACACCACCCTGCCTTTTAGGATTTGACTGGAGTGTTAAGCCTCCAGAAGTACTGGGAGGTCACCTTTAACATGAATCCTAAGGGCTTCATGAAACCTTCAGCTTTCTCAGTgtctttttgtaattaaaaaaaaaaaaaatactgtctaaAGCTCACTTCTCTCTGTGGTCCACTATCCTCCTCATTGTCAAAAGGCAAATTATATTCTCTCAAAGGCTTGACAATATGAAACAAGGAAATTCACTTACCCTCTTGACAGCAATGCCAATTATCTTTTTAACCTTCTCTTAGGCTAATGGCTGAGACAATGAAAAATTAGTTTGCAGTGGGACCTGAGCCAACTCGGCATCCTTCAGCTCTTATTCTATCCTCTCTTCCCACCTCTTGAGAATACTACGTTCACTAAGACGAATTTGTAGTCTCTTATTAGGCCAGGCTTAAATCCGTGCAAGAACTTAATAAAGTCATTCTCTATTAGAAATGCCACAAGGCTATCGAGCATTTCTGTGGGAGTAGGATTGTGTCTTCTATACTGTGAGTTGACTGGGCTGTTACAAAGCACCCTAGGGAACTCAGCCTATGCATTTGATATGTTGCTGGACAAGATTGTATCTGAGGGGCAGGGGAAATCCTCAGCAAATGTATTTCTTGTTTAAGCCTCTAATTCTTTAGCATTAGCTTTAAGCCTAACTGACTTCACAGGAATAAATCATTAAGAAAAGTCCATGACCCCAAAgcttgctgtctaggttttcctGGGCATGACTCAAGTTCAGGCATGCGTACAAGTCTCCCCTTAGAAATGTGCACCCACTGACCTCTCATGTCAGTTGACCTCAACCTGTCCTTGGCTGCTGGAGGAAATTCAGGCTAAGAACAAAACACTTATACTTCAGGCTCTAAGATTTGAGAGCCCGATTCCTGTATACCTACCTTAGTTTGTACTTTCTTTATATCCTCCAGCCAACAGATATATCCAGTGTCCCTGATTCATTAAAATGTTAAGAGGAGCACTCTGATCCAACATTTCCATAGTAAAAGGGAAGTTGTAAATATCATCCCTCTTGACATTTAAATTTCCCACTGACATGCATCTGATTTATTTGATTTAATATTAAAGAATGGGGAGAGTAGAAGATACTAGATATGTATAAGCTATTTGGCTTTATTTTAGCcatttggtttttaaataaaaacaaaacaaaaaccttagcataaaactttttattactgaaagcattttgaaattattattgAGATCTCTGGAGCACAGAGTATGGACATAacaggacctaacagaagcagaagatattaagaagaggtggcaagaatacacagaagaactatacaaaaaaagatcttcatgacccagataaccaggatggtgtgatcactcacctatggccagacatcctgaaatgcgaagtcaagtgggctttaggaagcatcactacaaacaaggctagtggtggtgatggaattccagttgagctatttcaattcaaagtgctgcgctcaatatgccagcaagtttggaaaactcagcagtggctacaggactggaaaaggtcagttttcattccaatcccaaagaaaggcaatgccaaagaatgttcaaactaccacacaattgcactcatctcacacgctagcaaaataatgctcaaaattttccaaggaggcttcaacagtacatgaaccatgaacttccagatgttcaaagtagatttagaacaggcagaggaatcagagatcaaattgccaacattgctggatcattgaaaaagcaagagagtcccagaaaaacatctacttctgctttattgactatgccaaagcctttgactgtgtgggtcacaataaactgtggaaaattctgaaagagataggaatacagaccacctgacctgcctactgggaaatcagtatgcaggtcaggaagcaacagttgcaactggacatggaacaacagagtggttccaaatgggcaaaggagtgcgtcaaggctgtatattatcaccctgcttatttaacttatatgcagagtacttcatgcaaaatgctgggctggatgaagcacaagctggaatcaagattgccgggagaaataccaataacctcagatatgcagatgacatcacccttatggcagaaagtgaagaagaactaaagaaactcttgatgaaaatgaaaaaggagagtgaaaaacttggcttaagaGTTGCAGACAGTGGCGCCCGGTGGGAGTCAGTATGGCAGCCGAGCACAAAACAAAGCTGTCCAAGAACTTGCTGTGCATGAAGTTCATGCAAAGGGGACTTGACTCGGAAACCAAGAAACaactagaagaggaagaaaagaaaatcattagtGAAGAGCACTGGTACTTGGATTTGCCTGAGCTGAAAGAGAAGAAGAGTTTCATTATAGAAGAGCAGAGTTTCTTGTTGTGTGAAGAACTTCTCTATGAAAGAATGTCATTCAGAGGATTTAATCCTAAGGTTGAGAAATTAATGCTTCAGATGAACGCTAAGAACaaagcagaagaagctgaagagcAAACAGTGGAGCTTGATGTGTCAGATGAAGAAATGGCTAGAAGATATGAGACCTTGGTGGGGATAATTGGGAAAAAGTTTGCCAAGAAAAGAGACTGTGCCATCTACGAAGAAGATGAAAATGGAGTAAAGaagtaaagaagaattaaagtaAAGAAGATGTTCTGAAAGCCCCAAGGTTAAAGTGGAGGCCTTAAGATATAGTTCAGGGATGAGAGCATATTTTGGAACTCAACTCTGTGGGTTCCTCTATAGTTATTAATGTCATAATGTTTATTTGTAAAGAAATGTATACTTTTGGAAACATCCTGCTTTTGGAACAGACGTGTGATGGATGTTATACATCCTTTGCTTAACAGTGTTCATCAAGAGTGGACTTTTAACCCTTGATCTTCAAATGTACATAGGTATGTGGTACCTTCCTAAAGAATATTttatctcagatttttttttaatataactctCCAGTCACTGACCTTAAATTGAACTCATGAAAACTAATACCAGTGTTTAAATTGCCCTTATGTTTATAAACATGTCAAGTCAgttcatacatatattttagaatcatGTCATGAGAATTTGTGATATGTTAATTCATCAAGAACAAACTTGCCTCTTCGGGCTAAGGATTTTCATGCCACAAAGTCAATGTCAATGTGTGGAATTatgtttttcattgttgtttaagCTTAagcctttaattattttttagacATTGTTCTATAATAAATAcccattttcatatatataaaaaaacttggcttaaaactcaacatttaaaaaacgaagatcatggcatctgatctcatcacttcatggcaaatagatggggaaacaatgaaaacagtgagagaccatTTTGGGAGGtgagggcctccaaaatcacagcagatggtgactgcagccatgaaattaaaagatgcttgctccttggaagaaaaattatgaccaacctagacagcatattaaaaagcagagacactactttgccaacaaaggtccatctagtcaaagctatggttttcccagtagtcatgtatcgatgtgagagttgaaccataaagaaagctgagtgctaaagaattgatgcttttgaactgtgttgttggagaagactcttgagagacccttggactccaaggagatgcaaccagtcaatcctaaaggaaatcagtcctgcatattcattggaaggactgatgttgaagctgaaactctgatactttggccacctgatgcaaaagaactgactcattggaaaagaccctgatgctgggaaagattgagggcaggaggagaaggagacaacagaggataagatggttggatggcatcactgacttgatgggtcCATCAAGCTCcatgatgagtttgagcaagtttgagatggtgatggacagggaatcctggtgtgctgcagtccatggcgtcacaaagagtcggacacgactgaacaactgaactgaactgaactgagcacagagTGGCAGTTTTGGAAGCACTGGGTGATTTTTCACCACGTACAGTACCTGAGACCAGATAGATGGATGGCTTTGTCAGAAAATATCATGAAGCCAAACTGTCTTTCATAATTATTTCAAATTGTCTATGTTTATAACCCTAAGTctctttttaaatgcttattgGACCAGTGGTCTTTGACATATAACTGTTGTATCAAGAAATAACctgttaatattaataacaaaacaGAGTCTTAGCTTCACCATGTGTCATTTCTAGAGGATGTGAATGCTGAGGCACTAGCAGGTGTGAGTAAGAGTGAGGACTCTAGAAGTTGTGAGAAGAGGTTCAGGTAGAGGGAGAGGAGGTATGGCTGCCCAGAGGTGAGGGgactgctggtggaaatgaaaGAAGTCCATTAGGGTGGCGATGAGGCTGAGGAGGAATATGGACCCAGAACAGGCAGATCATTGTAAGAAGCCATAAGGGCTTTGGAGTTTTACTCAGAGGACAATAGCAACCATTGAAGATACATGGTCCAATTTCCATTTTAGTAGAAAAGAGAACCAGGAGACTAGTTAGAAGGCTATTCGTGTCTATGCCCTtgagaagaaagcagaagtaaGGGTCACCCAATATATCTTTTGTAGAATAAGACTATTCCACaaccaaagatgaagaaagataAAGAACACATTAGGGGACTGCTAACTCATTACTTCTATATTCCTTTATGTAACAAAACAACCATCCTttctaaatgaaacaaaactgtataactgctttttaaaaatatttaagtctcATGGTTACCTCTTAAATGTGAATCTCCATGTGTTATTGCAATCAAATG contains:
- the LOC105613810 gene encoding M-phase phosphoprotein 6-like, producing the protein MAAEHKTKLSKNLLCMKFMQRGLDSETKKQLEEEEKKIISEEHWYLDLPELKEKKSFIIEEQSFLLCEELLYERMSFRGFNPKVEKLMLQMNAKNKAEEAEEQTVELDVSDEEMARRYETLVGIIGKKFAKKRDCAIYEEDENGVKK